Proteins encoded in a region of the Massilia sp. UMI-21 genome:
- the phaP gene encoding TIGR01841 family phasin (Members of this family are phasins (small proteins associated with inclusions such as PHA granules). Note that several different families of phasins have been named PhaP despite very little sequence similarity to each other.), protein MFPFSQTAAVRTHMDAQTAFINDVSRSMFRSFQQIWDLNIQLVQTLVEESTLAGQQMLSADRRGTELFTAASARAQPTTEKLRAYQHHIARLAADAQVELARVAEQHVQNTSRTARALADEVARSAAEETERSIRNQQEAMRSAADPFVRPNGDARASAGSAAASGGGGSGSGEASRGQQGAGQGAQQSGGQGARPAGAQTH, encoded by the coding sequence ATGTTTCCCTTTTCGCAAACCGCGGCGGTGCGCACCCACATGGACGCGCAGACCGCCTTCATCAACGACGTGTCCAGATCGATGTTCCGGTCCTTCCAGCAGATATGGGACCTGAACATCCAGCTGGTCCAGACCCTGGTCGAGGAAAGTACGCTGGCCGGCCAGCAGATGCTGAGCGCCGACCGCCGGGGGACCGAGCTGTTCACTGCCGCCTCGGCGCGGGCCCAGCCCACCACCGAGAAGCTGCGCGCCTACCAGCACCACATCGCGCGCCTGGCCGCCGACGCCCAGGTCGAACTGGCGCGGGTGGCCGAGCAGCACGTGCAGAACACGAGCCGCACCGCCCGGGCCCTGGCCGACGAGGTGGCACGCAGCGCCGCCGAGGAAACCGAGCGCAGCATCCGCAACCAGCAGGAAGCGATGCGCAGCGCCGCCGATCCGTTCGTGCGCCCGAATGGCGACGCCCGCGCCTCGGCCGGCAGCGCGGCGGCGAGCGGCGGCGGCGGCAGCGGCAGCGGCGAAGCTTCGCGCGGCCAGCAGGGGGCAGGGCAGGGGGCGCAGCAGTCGGGCGGCCAGGGGGCGCGCCCCGCAGGCGCCCAGACACACTGA
- a CDS encoding ion transporter, whose amino-acid sequence MTQQTQQKRKRDSFTPADYAGPPGGWRARLHEVIFGIDTRAGRAFDIGLVVAILLSILVVVLDSVAEIRARHGALMHVLEWVFTLMFTVEYLARLATVRHPLRYALSFYGLIDLLSVLPSYVSLLVPGSKALLDIRILRLLRVFRIFKLTLYIEEYTRLGEALGASRRKIMVFLSVVLMAVLILGTIMYVVEGPKHGYTSIPTAMYWAIVTMTTVGYGDITPQTQLGKGIASFMMLLGWGILAVPTGIVTAEMTARRSDRRHGLPRALFACAECGATGHDADARFCKNCGAELPAATTGR is encoded by the coding sequence ATGACGCAGCAGACGCAGCAGAAGCGCAAGCGCGACTCGTTCACCCCGGCGGATTACGCCGGCCCTCCCGGCGGATGGCGCGCGCGGCTGCACGAGGTCATCTTCGGCATCGACACGCGGGCCGGACGGGCCTTCGACATCGGGCTGGTGGTGGCGATCCTGCTCAGCATCCTGGTCGTCGTCCTCGACAGCGTGGCGGAGATCCGTGCCCGCCACGGCGCGCTCATGCACGTGCTCGAGTGGGTGTTCACCCTGATGTTCACCGTCGAGTACCTGGCGCGCCTGGCGACGGTGCGCCATCCCTTGCGCTACGCGCTGAGTTTCTACGGGCTGATCGACCTGTTGTCCGTGCTGCCATCCTATGTGTCCCTGCTGGTGCCGGGCAGCAAAGCCCTGCTCGACATCCGGATCCTGCGCCTGCTGCGCGTGTTCCGTATCTTCAAGCTGACGCTGTATATCGAGGAATACACCCGACTTGGGGAGGCGCTGGGCGCCAGCCGGCGCAAGATCATGGTGTTTCTCTCGGTAGTGCTGATGGCGGTGCTGATCCTCGGAACGATCATGTACGTGGTGGAAGGGCCGAAGCACGGTTACACCAGCATCCCGACCGCCATGTATTGGGCAATCGTCACCATGACCACGGTCGGCTACGGCGACATCACCCCGCAGACCCAGCTCGGCAAGGGCATCGCCTCGTTCATGATGCTGCTTGGCTGGGGCATCCTGGCGGTGCCCACCGGCATCGTGACCGCCGAGATGACGGCGCGTCGCAGCGACCGCCGGCATGGGCTGCCGCGCGCCCTGTTCGCCTGCGCGGAGTGCGGCGCGACCGGCCATGATGCCGACGCGCGTTTCTGCAAGAATTGCGGGGCCGAACTGCCTGCGGCCACGACGGGGCGCTGA
- a CDS encoding VOC family protein has translation MRNDQGVRPQPIAVRGIDHIVLRVADLDVMIAFYGKVLGCHVERRVEEIGLIQLRAGHALIDLVPVSSKLGREGGAAPGVGGRNLDHLCLRVEPFDEAAIRRHLDAHGVAAGPVESRYGAEGEGPSIYLLDPERNTVELKGPPYQ, from the coding sequence ATGCGAAATGATCAAGGCGTCCGGCCGCAGCCGATCGCGGTGCGCGGAATCGACCACATCGTGCTGCGCGTGGCCGACCTCGACGTCATGATCGCCTTCTACGGCAAGGTGCTCGGTTGCCATGTGGAGCGCCGCGTCGAAGAGATCGGCCTGATCCAGCTGCGCGCCGGCCACGCCCTGATCGACCTGGTGCCCGTCAGTAGCAAGCTCGGGCGCGAAGGCGGCGCGGCGCCGGGCGTGGGCGGGCGCAACCTCGATCACCTGTGCCTGCGGGTCGAGCCGTTCGACGAGGCGGCGATCCGGCGTCACCTGGACGCGCATGGCGTCGCCGCCGGCCCGGTCGAGTCGCGCTATGGCGCCGAAGGCGAGGGACCGTCGATCTATCTGCTCGATCCCGAGCGCAACACTGTCGAGCTCAAGGGGCCGCCGTACCAATGA
- a CDS encoding NAD(P)H-dependent oxidoreductase, with protein MATRNIAVLVGSLRKDSFTRKVAQSMIELAPAGLNMEIVEIRDLPLYNQDDETDDPPAAFTAFRARIRQADGILFCTPEYNRSVPGALKNAIDVGSRPYGKAAFADKPCAVVSVSPGALGGFGANHHLRQMLPFLNMPCMPAPEAYVGMVAGKYEGERLVNDASRDFFQAFIDSFAAWVERHAK; from the coding sequence ATGGCCACACGGAACATCGCCGTCCTCGTCGGCAGCCTGCGCAAGGACTCGTTCACCCGCAAGGTGGCGCAATCGATGATCGAACTGGCGCCCGCCGGGCTGAACATGGAAATCGTCGAGATTCGTGACTTGCCGCTGTACAACCAGGATGACGAGACCGACGATCCGCCGGCCGCTTTCACGGCGTTTCGCGCGCGCATCCGCCAGGCCGACGGTATCCTGTTCTGCACGCCCGAATACAACCGCTCGGTACCCGGCGCCCTGAAGAATGCGATCGACGTCGGGTCGCGCCCCTACGGCAAGGCGGCCTTCGCCGACAAGCCTTGCGCGGTCGTCAGCGTGTCGCCCGGCGCGCTGGGCGGCTTCGGCGCCAACCACCACCTGCGCCAGATGCTGCCCTTCCTGAACATGCCCTGCATGCCCGCGCCGGAAGCCTATGTCGGCATGGTGGCCGGCAAGTACGAAGGCGAGCGCCTGGTCAACGATGCCTCGCGCGATTTCTTCCAGGCCTTCATCGACAGCTTTGCCGCCTGGGTCGAGCGTCATGCGAAATGA
- a CDS encoding 2-C-methyl-D-erythritol 2,4-cyclodiphosphate synthase, which translates to MVQASFNPTPPFRIGTGYDCHALVEGRKLIVGGVTIPHRLGLLGHSDADVLLHAIIDSLLGAAALGDIGKHFPDTDPMFAGADSRTLLREVAHRVVATGYTIGNIDATIIAQQPKMAPHIPHMVSRIAEDLGVSPQQVNIKAKTNEKLGFLGREEGMAAEAVSLLLRAA; encoded by the coding sequence ATGGTACAAGCATCCTTCAATCCTACTCCGCCGTTCCGCATCGGAACCGGCTATGACTGCCACGCGCTGGTCGAGGGGCGCAAGCTCATCGTCGGCGGGGTGACCATCCCGCACCGTCTCGGCCTGCTCGGCCATTCGGACGCCGACGTGCTGCTGCACGCGATCATCGATTCCTTGCTGGGCGCCGCGGCGCTGGGCGACATCGGCAAGCACTTCCCGGACACCGACCCGATGTTCGCCGGCGCCGATTCGCGGACCCTGCTGCGCGAGGTGGCGCACCGGGTCGTGGCCACCGGCTACACCATCGGCAACATCGACGCGACCATCATCGCCCAGCAGCCGAAGATGGCGCCGCACATCCCGCACATGGTGTCGCGCATCGCCGAAGACCTGGGCGTCTCGCCGCAGCAGGTCAACATCAAGGCCAAGACCAACGAAAAGCTGGGTTTCCTCGGGCGCGAGGAAGGGATGGCGGCGGAAGCGGTGTCGCTGCTGCTGCGCGCCGCCTGA
- a CDS encoding 2-C-methyl-D-erythritol 4-phosphate cytidylyltransferase has translation MSDYTAAPRPAARYVALIPAAGVGARMAAGSPKQYLQIGGKPMLRHALDAFRASALIAHTYVVVSPDDPCIDAIVPSDGVSVLRCGGATRMESIRNGLHALRQGVSGDDWILVHDAARPGLDAELIARLIVETGEHPAGGLLALPVVDTVKRSVAGETTTSGCTIARDGLWLAQTPQMFRYALLVRALAAVTDPAAITDDASAVEALGLAPRLVEGHPRNLKVTLPADIRIAEMYLAAFRAASTHHASTHDASTHDASTHNASTHNASTYHEPS, from the coding sequence ATGAGTGATTACACAGCAGCACCGCGCCCGGCAGCCAGGTATGTCGCCCTGATCCCGGCCGCCGGGGTCGGCGCCCGCATGGCGGCCGGCAGTCCCAAGCAGTACCTGCAGATCGGCGGCAAGCCCATGCTGCGCCACGCCCTCGACGCCTTCCGGGCGAGTGCGCTGATCGCACACACCTATGTCGTGGTGAGCCCGGACGACCCCTGCATCGACGCCATCGTCCCGTCCGATGGCGTGAGCGTGCTGCGCTGCGGCGGCGCCACCCGCATGGAGTCGATCCGCAACGGCCTGCACGCGCTGCGGCAGGGCGTCTCGGGCGACGACTGGATCCTGGTCCACGATGCCGCGCGGCCGGGACTGGACGCGGAACTGATCGCGCGCCTGATCGTCGAAACGGGTGAGCACCCTGCCGGCGGGCTGCTCGCGCTGCCGGTGGTCGACACCGTCAAGCGCAGCGTGGCAGGCGAGACGACGACAAGCGGATGCACCATCGCCCGCGACGGCCTGTGGCTGGCCCAGACGCCGCAGATGTTCCGCTACGCGCTGCTGGTGCGGGCACTTGCCGCCGTGACCGATCCGGCGGCGATCACCGACGACGCCAGCGCGGTTGAAGCGCTGGGACTGGCCCCCAGGTTGGTGGAAGGGCATCCCCGTAACCTCAAGGTGACGCTGCCGGCCGACATCCGGATCGCCGAGATGTACCTGGCGGCCTTCCGCGCCGCATCGACACACCACGCATCGACACATGACGCATCGACCCACGACGCATCGACACACAACGCATCGACACACAACGCATCGACATATCACGAACCGAGCTGA
- a CDS encoding NUDIX hydrolase, giving the protein MTVNLQETRLAGGVVYDGPFLKVERDQIRLPDGSTSHREFIRHPGAVVILPLLPDGRVLLERQFRYPNGQVFIEFPAGKIDPGEDHLACARRELEEETGYTAATWRFVCTIHNAIAYSDEHLELFLAEDLTAGEQKLDEGEFLETFSATLPELLEMVRRGEITDVKTIIGAFWLEKILSGAWSPA; this is encoded by the coding sequence ATGACGGTCAACCTGCAAGAAACCCGCCTCGCCGGCGGCGTGGTCTACGATGGCCCCTTCCTGAAAGTCGAGCGCGACCAGATTCGCTTGCCCGACGGTTCCACCTCCCACCGCGAATTCATCCGCCACCCCGGCGCGGTCGTGATCCTGCCGCTGCTCCCTGACGGCCGGGTGCTGCTCGAGCGCCAGTTCCGTTATCCGAACGGCCAGGTCTTCATTGAATTCCCGGCCGGGAAGATCGATCCGGGCGAGGACCACCTGGCCTGCGCCAGGCGCGAGCTGGAAGAAGAGACCGGCTACACCGCCGCCACATGGCGCTTCGTGTGCACCATCCACAACGCCATCGCCTATTCGGACGAGCACCTGGAACTGTTCCTGGCGGAAGACCTTACCGCCGGCGAGCAGAAACTCGACGAGGGCGAGTTCCTCGAAACCTTCAGCGCCACGCTGCCAGAGCTGCTCGAGATGGTCAGGCGCGGCGAGATCACCGACGTCAAGACCATCATCGGTGCGTTCTGGCTCGAGAAGATCCTGTCCGGCGCGTGGAGCCCGGCCTGA
- a CDS encoding DUF2818 family protein, with amino-acid sequence MDSSLAAWLVVAISIAAANLPFLTERVFGVIRLAPKRAGDGAPSGGTKSLPLRLLELIVLYFVVGFLARMLESRIGGVFAQNWEFYAVTGCLFLVLAFPGFVLRYLRKQRR; translated from the coding sequence GTGGATTCCTCCCTCGCCGCCTGGCTGGTCGTCGCGATCTCGATCGCGGCCGCCAACCTGCCTTTCCTCACCGAGCGCGTGTTCGGTGTCATTCGACTGGCACCGAAGCGCGCCGGCGACGGCGCGCCGTCCGGCGGCACCAAGTCCCTCCCGCTGCGCCTGCTCGAGTTAATTGTTTTATACTTCGTCGTCGGCTTCCTGGCGCGCATGCTGGAATCCCGGATCGGCGGCGTGTTCGCGCAGAACTGGGAGTTCTACGCGGTCACCGGCTGCCTGTTCCTGGTGCTGGCCTTTCCCGGTTTCGTCCTGCGTTACCTGCGCAAGCAGCGCCGTTGA
- the nuoN gene encoding NADH-quinone oxidoreductase subunit NuoN: MNEMNSTMLAATDANLAPVYAEIFLLITASAILLIDMYLKAGKRNLTYALSLLAIAGCGVLTFADMSAGATVYTFNGMFVADPMSNLLKLVTYVATAMTIVYSRQYAQDRDMLSGNLGGEFYVLALFSMLGQMIVISGNSLLSIYLGVELMSLSLYALVALRRDHAVSTEAAMKYFILGALSSGFLLYGMSMIYGATGSLDLNAINLASSAVDANRTILVFGLVFVVAGLAFKLGVVPFHMWVPDVVQGAPTAVTLLLGGAPKLATFAMVIRLLVEGLPAMAFDWQQMLLVLGVLSLAVGNITAIAQTNVKRMLAYSTIAQMGFVVLGLMTGVVDGDASRAAASYSAAMYYTITYVLTTVGSFGLIMMLARAGHEAETIADFKGLGKRAPWFAVVMTILMFSLAGVPPMVGFMAKWAVLQAVANAGMVWLAVVAVLFSLVGAFYYLRIVKTIWFDEAADTAAIHTPADMRVVMSLNGLAVVVLGIVPGWLLAVCYTAMQATLLK, translated from the coding sequence ATGAACGAAATGAACTCCACAATGCTAGCGGCAACCGACGCCAACCTGGCGCCGGTGTATGCCGAAATCTTCCTGCTGATCACCGCCTCCGCGATCCTGCTGATCGACATGTACCTGAAGGCCGGCAAGCGCAACCTGACCTATGCGCTGAGCCTGCTGGCGATTGCCGGTTGCGGCGTGCTGACCTTCGCCGACATGAGCGCCGGCGCCACCGTGTACACCTTCAACGGCATGTTCGTGGCGGACCCGATGTCGAACCTGCTCAAGCTGGTGACCTACGTGGCCACTGCCATGACCATCGTGTACTCGCGCCAGTATGCGCAAGACCGCGACATGTTGTCCGGCAACCTGGGCGGCGAGTTCTACGTGCTCGCGCTGTTCTCGATGCTGGGCCAGATGATCGTGATCTCGGGTAACAGCCTGCTGTCGATCTACCTGGGCGTCGAACTGATGTCGCTGTCGCTGTACGCGCTGGTTGCGCTGCGCCGCGACCACGCCGTCTCGACCGAAGCCGCGATGAAGTACTTCATCCTGGGCGCGCTGTCCTCGGGCTTCCTGCTGTACGGCATGTCGATGATCTACGGCGCCACCGGCTCGCTCGACCTGAACGCCATCAACCTGGCCAGCAGCGCCGTCGATGCCAACCGCACCATCCTGGTGTTCGGCCTGGTGTTCGTGGTTGCCGGCCTGGCCTTCAAGCTGGGCGTGGTCCCGTTCCACATGTGGGTGCCGGACGTGGTGCAGGGCGCCCCGACCGCCGTCACCCTGCTGCTGGGCGGCGCGCCGAAGCTGGCCACCTTCGCCATGGTGATCCGCCTGCTGGTGGAAGGCTTGCCGGCGATGGCCTTCGACTGGCAGCAGATGCTGCTGGTGCTGGGCGTGCTGTCGCTGGCCGTGGGTAACATCACCGCGATCGCGCAGACCAACGTCAAGCGCATGCTGGCCTACTCGACCATCGCCCAGATGGGCTTCGTGGTGCTGGGCCTGATGACCGGCGTGGTCGACGGCGACGCCAGCCGCGCCGCCGCCTCGTACAGCGCCGCGATGTACTACACCATCACCTATGTCCTGACGACGGTCGGCAGCTTCGGCCTGATCATGATGCTGGCGCGCGCCGGCCATGAAGCCGAGACCATTGCCGACTTCAAGGGCCTGGGCAAGCGCGCACCGTGGTTCGCGGTCGTGATGACCATCCTGATGTTCTCGCTGGCCGGCGTGCCGCCGATGGTCGGCTTCATGGCCAAGTGGGCCGTGCTGCAGGCGGTGGCCAACGCGGGCATGGTGTGGCTGGCGGTGGTGGCCGTGCTGTTCTCGCTGGTGGGCGCGTTCTACTACCTGCGCATCGTCAAGACCATCTGGTTCGACGAAGCCGCGGATACTGCCGCCATCCACACCCCGGCCGACATGCGCGTCGTGATGTCGCTCAACGGCCTGGCCGTGGTCGTGCTGGGTATCGTCCCGGGCTGGCTGCTGGCGGTGTGCTACACCGCGATGCAGGCAACCCTGCTCAAGTAA
- a CDS encoding NADH-quinone oxidoreductase subunit M, protein MMQSISTFPPYLSLSIWLPILFGLIVLAVGRDKNAGFVRLLALAGAVVSFLPTLPLIMNFDNAAHGMQFYEAAAWIERFNVFYKLGVDGLSLWFVPLTAFITIIVVLAAWQVIEERIGQYMGSFLILSGLMIGVFTSLDGLLFYFFFEATLIPMYIIIGVFGGPNRVYAAFKFFLYTFFGSLLTLVAIIYLYNMSGSFDILEWHRLPLSMHEQILIFGAFFMAFAVKVPMWPVHTWLPDAHVEAPTGGSVVLAAIMLKLGAYGFLRFSLPITPDASQYLAPGVIALSLVAVIYIGLVALVQKDMKKLVAYSSIAHMGFVTLGFFMFNDMGVQGGLMQSISHGFVSGAMFLCIGVLYDRVHSREIADYGGVVNTMPKFAAFAVLFSMANAGLPATSGFIGEFMVILGAVEFNFWTGLASGTALILGAAYSLWMVKRVVFGPIGNKHVAELTDLNGREFAILGVLAIATLWMGLYPAPIAETLQVSVTDLLQHVAAGKLPQ, encoded by the coding sequence ATGATGCAGTCAATTTCTACATTTCCTCCTTACCTGAGCCTGTCGATCTGGCTCCCGATCCTGTTCGGCCTGATCGTGCTGGCCGTGGGCCGCGACAAGAACGCCGGCTTCGTGCGCCTGCTGGCCCTGGCCGGTGCCGTGGTCAGCTTCCTGCCGACCTTGCCGCTCATCATGAACTTCGACAATGCCGCCCACGGCATGCAGTTCTATGAGGCGGCCGCCTGGATCGAACGCTTCAACGTCTTCTACAAGCTGGGCGTCGACGGCCTGTCGCTGTGGTTCGTGCCGCTGACCGCCTTCATCACCATCATCGTGGTGCTGGCGGCGTGGCAGGTGATCGAAGAGCGTATCGGCCAGTACATGGGTTCCTTCCTGATCCTGTCGGGCCTGATGATCGGCGTGTTCACCTCGCTGGACGGCCTGCTGTTCTACTTCTTCTTCGAAGCCACCCTGATCCCGATGTACATCATCATCGGCGTGTTCGGCGGCCCGAATCGCGTGTATGCGGCATTCAAGTTCTTCCTGTACACGTTCTTCGGCTCGCTGCTGACCCTGGTCGCGATCATCTACCTGTACAACATGTCGGGTTCCTTCGACATCCTCGAATGGCACCGCCTGCCATTGAGCATGCACGAGCAGATCCTGATCTTCGGCGCCTTCTTCATGGCCTTCGCCGTGAAGGTCCCGATGTGGCCGGTGCACACCTGGCTGCCGGACGCCCACGTGGAAGCGCCGACCGGCGGTTCGGTGGTGCTGGCCGCGATCATGCTGAAGCTGGGCGCCTACGGTTTCCTGCGTTTTTCGCTGCCGATCACGCCGGATGCCTCGCAGTACCTGGCCCCGGGCGTCATCGCCCTGTCCCTGGTCGCGGTGATCTACATCGGCCTGGTGGCCCTGGTGCAGAAGGACATGAAGAAACTGGTCGCCTACTCGTCGATCGCCCACATGGGCTTCGTCACCCTCGGCTTCTTCATGTTCAACGACATGGGCGTGCAGGGCGGCCTGATGCAGTCGATCTCGCACGGCTTCGTGTCGGGCGCGATGTTCCTGTGCATCGGCGTGCTGTACGACCGCGTCCACTCGCGTGAAATCGCGGATTACGGTGGCGTGGTCAACACGATGCCGAAGTTCGCCGCCTTCGCCGTGCTGTTCTCGATGGCCAACGCCGGCCTGCCGGCCACCTCGGGCTTCATCGGCGAATTCATGGTGATCCTGGGCGCCGTCGAGTTCAACTTCTGGACCGGCCTGGCCTCGGGCACCGCCCTGATCCTGGGCGCCGCCTATTCGCTGTGGATGGTCAAGCGCGTGGTGTTCGGACCGATCGGCAACAAGCACGTCGCCGAACTGACCGACCTGAACGGCCGTGAGTTCGCCATCCTGGGCGTGCTGGCCATCGCCACCCTGTGGATGGGCCTGTATCCGGCGCCGATCGCCGAAACCCTGCAGGTGTCGGTCACCGACCTGCTGCAGCACGTCGCAGCCGGCAAATTGCCTCAATAA
- the nuoL gene encoding NADH-quinone oxidoreductase subunit L, producing MAGQLSSSMLLAVPLAPLAGSAIAGLLGTKFFGNVVGRKVSHTATILGVLIALIISVQTLMAVLGGAEVFNEDIYTWMTVGTLKLAVGFQIDALSAMMMCVVTSVSLMVHIYTIGYMAEDEGYNRFFSYISLFTFAMLMLVMSNNFLQLFFGWEAVGLVSYLLIGFWYTRPTAIFANMKAFLVNRVGDFGFILGIGLLLAAAGSMQYTDVFAKADQLSQMTVPGIGWPLLTAACICLFIGAMGKSAQFPLHVWLPDSMEGPTPISALIHAATMVTAGIFMVARMSPLFELSDGALSFIIVIGSITALFMGFLGIIQNDIKRVVAYSTLSQLGYMTVALGASAYSVAVFHLMTHAFFKALLFLGAGSVIIGMHHDQDMRNMGGLRKYMPITWITSLIGSLALIGTPFFAGFYSKDSIIEAVHATNIPGAGFANFAVLAGVFVTAFYSFRMYFLVFHGESRWNHPVKHSEGHDSDAHHEEDAHDDHGDDHHHHGLQPGDKPHESPWVVTLPLVLLAIPSVIIGYLAIGPMLHGDFFKDVIFVGENHTAMETLREEFHGATAMAIHGLQTMPFWLALAGVVTAYYCYMVNPRVPAWFYAKFKPLHTLLDNKYYMDKFNQVVFAGGARAIGGGLWKVGDRGLIDGLLVNGSAKLVGWFSTITRTFQTGYIYHYAFVMIVAVLATLLWFVPFWRA from the coding sequence ATGGCGGGGCAACTCTCTTCCTCAATGTTACTGGCGGTGCCTCTGGCGCCGCTGGCGGGCTCGGCGATTGCCGGCCTGCTCGGCACCAAGTTCTTCGGCAATGTGGTCGGCCGCAAGGTGTCGCACACGGCGACCATCCTGGGTGTGCTGATCGCACTGATCATCTCGGTGCAAACCCTGATGGCGGTGCTCGGCGGCGCCGAGGTCTTCAATGAAGACATCTACACCTGGATGACCGTCGGCACGCTCAAGCTGGCCGTCGGCTTCCAGATCGACGCGCTGTCGGCAATGATGATGTGCGTGGTGACTTCGGTGTCGCTGATGGTCCACATCTACACGATCGGCTACATGGCCGAGGACGAAGGCTACAACCGCTTCTTCTCGTACATCTCGCTGTTCACCTTCGCGATGCTGATGCTGGTCATGTCCAACAACTTCCTGCAGCTGTTCTTCGGCTGGGAAGCGGTGGGCCTGGTCTCCTACCTCCTGATCGGCTTCTGGTACACCCGTCCGACCGCGATCTTCGCCAACATGAAGGCCTTCCTGGTCAACCGCGTCGGCGACTTCGGCTTCATCCTGGGCATCGGCCTGCTGCTGGCCGCCGCGGGTTCGATGCAGTACACCGACGTGTTCGCCAAGGCCGACCAGCTGTCGCAAATGACCGTGCCGGGCATCGGCTGGCCGCTGCTGACCGCCGCCTGCATCTGCCTGTTCATCGGCGCGATGGGCAAGTCGGCGCAGTTCCCGCTGCACGTCTGGCTGCCGGACTCGATGGAAGGTCCGACCCCGATCTCGGCGCTGATCCACGCGGCAACCATGGTTACCGCCGGCATCTTCATGGTGGCGCGCATGTCGCCGCTGTTCGAACTGTCGGACGGCGCGCTGAGCTTCATCATCGTGATCGGCTCGATCACCGCGCTGTTCATGGGCTTCCTGGGCATCATCCAGAACGACATCAAGCGCGTCGTGGCGTATTCCACGCTGTCCCAGCTGGGCTACATGACCGTCGCGCTGGGCGCCTCGGCCTACTCGGTGGCGGTGTTCCACCTGATGACCCACGCGTTCTTCAAGGCGCTGCTGTTCCTGGGCGCGGGTTCGGTCATCATCGGCATGCACCACGACCAGGACATGCGCAACATGGGCGGCCTGCGCAAGTACATGCCGATCACCTGGATCACCTCGCTGATCGGTTCGCTGGCCCTGATCGGCACCCCGTTCTTCGCGGGCTTCTACTCGAAGGATTCGATCATCGAGGCCGTGCACGCGACCAACATCCCGGGCGCCGGCTTCGCCAACTTCGCGGTGCTGGCAGGCGTCTTCGTGACCGCCTTCTACTCGTTCCGCATGTACTTCCTGGTGTTCCATGGCGAATCGCGCTGGAATCATCCGGTGAAGCACAGCGAAGGCCACGATTCGGACGCGCATCACGAAGAAGACGCGCATGACGACCATGGCGACGATCACCACCACCATGGCCTGCAGCCGGGCGACAAGCCGCACGAGTCGCCGTGGGTCGTGACCCTGCCGCTGGTCCTGCTGGCGATCCCGTCGGTCATCATCGGCTACCTGGCGATCGGCCCGATGCTGCACGGCGATTTCTTCAAGGACGTGATCTTTGTCGGCGAGAACCATACCGCGATGGAAACCCTGCGCGAAGAGTTCCACGGCGCCACCGCGATGGCGATCCATGGCCTGCAGACCATGCCGTTCTGGCTGGCCCTGGCCGGCGTCGTGACCGCCTACTACTGCTACATGGTCAACCCGCGCGTCCCGGCCTGGTTCTATGCCAAGTTCAAGCCGCTGCACACCCTGCTGGACAACAAGTACTACATGGACAAGTTCAACCAGGTAGTCTTCGCCGGCGGCGCGCGCGCCATCGGCGGCGGCCTGTGGAAAGTGGGCGACCGCGGCCTGATCGACGGCCTGCTGGTCAACGGCTCCGCCAAGCTGGTCGGGTGGTTCTCGACGATCACCCGTACCTTCCAGACCGGCTACATCTATCACTACGCATTCGTGATGATCGTCGCCGTGCTGGCAACCCTGCTGTGGTTCGTCCCGTTCTGGCGCGCTTGA
- the nuoK gene encoding NADH-quinone oxidoreductase subunit NuoK, translating to MTLSLAHYLILGAILFAISVIGIFLNRKNIIILLMAVELMLLAVNLNFVAFSHYLGDAAGQIFVFFILTVAAAESAIGLAILVVLFRNLDTINVEDLDSLKG from the coding sequence ATGACCCTGTCGCTCGCACACTACCTGATCCTGGGCGCGATCCTGTTCGCGATCTCGGTGATCGGCATCTTCCTGAACCGGAAGAACATCATCATCCTGCTGATGGCCGTCGAACTGATGCTGCTGGCGGTGAACCTGAACTTCGTCGCGTTCTCGCACTACCTCGGAGACGCGGCGGGGCAGATCTTCGTGTTCTTCATTCTGACCGTCGCGGCCGCCGAATCGGCGATCGGCCTGGCGATCCTGGTGGTCCTGTTCCGTAACCTGGACACGATCAATGTGGAAGACCTCGACAGCCTGAAGGGCTGA